One Aquarana catesbeiana isolate 2022-GZ linkage group LG04, ASM4218655v1, whole genome shotgun sequence genomic region harbors:
- the SLC2A12 gene encoding solute carrier family 2, facilitated glucose transporter member 12 produces the protein MLPENTTEDLILQQHGHQPVPRQTGCGLFIVLSSVIAAISGLLVGYELGIISGALLQLHSLLHLNCQQQELVVSALLIGALLASLVGGFLIDYYGRRIAIMMTSCLLGLANLLLITVVSYGSLIAGRLIIGISISLSAIATCVYIAEIAPHHRRGMLVSLNELMIVVGILLAYISNFLFATVSSGWQYMFGLIIPLAALQAFAMYFLPPSPRFLIMKGHDEAAGKVLQKLKGTSQTNEELTAIKSSIKAEYQYSFWDLFCSRDNMRARLLIGVALSFFVQITGQPNILFYASTVLKSVGYQSDEAASLASTGIGVVKVVSTIPATFFVDKIGSKTFLCIGSAVMATSLITMGIISLNIDINYNNICKTSSYLNQSFEDSHFYKSDLITKNNETLQKEFSELSTRTSLPPSSGNVTEMDQWTIQTGPDPSEEAVTAQAHSVPVFMKWLYLGSLLIYVAAFSIGLGPMAWLVQSEIFPAGIKGRAFAITSSMNWGMNLLISLTFLTLTETIGLPWMIFSYAVMSLISLAFVIMFVPNTKGRSLEEISMELANRSFVCHSLCSLGRSRQKLVPVELNMNTT, from the exons gatgtGGCCTTTTTATTGTCCTTTCTTCAGTCATAGCGGCTATAAGTGGACTGCTTGTGGGCTATGAGCTGGGTATTATCTCCGGGGCTCTTCTTCAACTACATAGCCTATTGCATCTTAATTGTCAACAGCAAGAACTAGTAGTGAGTGCATTGTTAATTGGAGCACTTTTAGCCTCACTGGTTGGAGGATTCCTTATAGACTACTATGGAAGGAGAATCGCAATCATGATGACGTCTTGTTTACTTGGACTTGCCAATTTGCTGTTGATCACTGTTGTATCCTATGGAAGCCTCATTGCAGGGCGCCTCATCATTGGCATTTCCATATCTTTATCTGCAATTGCTACCTGTGTTTATATTGCAGAAATTGCACCTCATCATAGAAGAGGCATGCTGGTGTCTCTAAATGAACTAATGATTGTAGTTGGCATACTGCTGGCCTACATTTCAAATTTTCTCTTTGCAACTGTTAGCAGTGGTTGGCAATACATGTTTGGACTCATAATTCCTTTGGCTGCATTACAGGCATTTGCTATGTATTTTCTCCCTCCGAGTCCTCGTTTTTTAATCATGAAGGGACATGATGAGGCTGCTGGCAAAGTTCTTCAGAAACTAAAAGGAACCTCACAGACCAATGAAGAGCTTACAGCTATCAAATCCTCCATAAAAGCAGAATACCAGTACAGTTTTTGGGACTTATTTTGTTCAAGGGACAATATGAGAGCCCGCCTATTAATAGGCGTAGCTCTCAGCTTCTTTGTCCAAATTACAGGGCAACCCAACATCTTATTTTATGCTTCTACAGTACTGAAATCGGTTGGGTACCAGAGTGATGAAGCTGCTAGCCTAGCCTCAACAGGCATTGGAGTTGTGAAAGTAGTCAGTACAATCCCAGCAACATTTTTTGTAGACAAAATTGGAAGTAAGACTTTCCTCTGTATTGGGTCTGCTGTCATGGCAACATCATTGATTACAATGGGAATAATAAGCCTTAACATTGACATTAATTATAATAATATTTGTAAAACCAGCTCCTATCTAAACCAGTCCTTTGAAGATTCCCACTTTTACAAATCAGACCTAATAACCAAAAACAATGAGACTCTCCAGAAAGAATTCAGTGAATTATCAACCAGGACATCTTTACCTCCTTCTTCGGGAAATGTGACTGAAATGGACCAATGGACTATACAGACAGGACCCGATCCCTCTGAAGAAGCTGTTACAGCACAAGCACACAGTGTACCAGTATTCATGAAGTGGTTGTATTTAGGCAGCCTACTCATTTATGTAGCTGCATTTTCAATAGGTTTGGGTCCAA tggCTTGGCTGGTGCAGAGTGAGATCTTTCCTGCGGGTATTAAAGGTCGGGCTTTCGCAATAACTAGTAGCATGAACTGGGGCATGAACCTCCTCATATCCCTGACCTTCCTTACGCTCACTG AGACTATTGGCTTGCCGTGGATGATCTTCAGTTATGCTGTAATGAGCCTAATATCTCTTGCATTTGTTATAATGTTTGTTCCTAATACAAAGGGACGCTCACTAGAAGAAATATCTATGGAACTGGCAAATAG